Genomic window (Acropora muricata isolate sample 2 chromosome 11, ASM3666990v1, whole genome shotgun sequence):
TGAATTAatatttagggttagggttgctGCTTGATTGTGAATTTCACAggtacgaggttatgaccacGTCTGTAGCAagtggtcagccaaaaaaaaaaacacacgctTATcccagttttaaaacaaaaacacatcgaacgcacttttctgATTGTCTGTAAACTGTAGTTGCTTAGTGTTGTAACGCGCGAGACACGCGCGGTGTATCTATTTTGCTGTGGTTGCTAGGCCTGCAAAAGTGCTTGGGAAAGGCTTCGGAAACCTTCCCATGATTCATTGGTGTCTTGATAGTCGATTTTTAAGTTGCCGGCAATATGGCAGAGATGCACGTGTATCTCGTTTCTGCTTTGGTTTTATCCTGCTGCCTTCAGATTTTAGCTGGGTATGAGAAACTTACACCTCTATATCGCAAGTATATCTGTGAACGTTTATGTCGAATAATTTGTGCTTTATATATGCAATTATAGGAGAGATTTTTACGCTATTTTGGGCGTCCCTCGAGATGCAAACAAGAACCAAATTAAGAGAGCTTACAGAAAATTAGCGATGAAATGGCATCCCGATAAGAATAAAGAGGATCCCAAAGCACAGGAGAGATTTCAGGACTTAAGTGCAGCGTATGAGGTTTGTCGTCATGATAATTTGTTAAGTTTTCTCACCTTTCCTACAGAGTTACCTTCTAAGAAGAAACGACAcgaatgaataataataatattgacaaaattaattcatttcTCGTTTCTAACTACTGTTTTTCGCGTGGAAAATTACAAGCTCAAACTGACACAAAGCTCTCTTTTCATCGTTACATGTTCGATAGCCGTTTGgcgagcagtttttttttttttcaaaatagttGTCACAGCACAGCCTATTAAGTTTAATACAGGTGGCGCGATCTGACGTTTCTCCACATTGGTTTACAGCTTCGAGCCTATAAACCTCTGCTTAAGTTTCAATTCAGTAGTAACGTGAACGAAAAATTTTCTTTGGAGTTCTCCTGGTGCAAGACGAATTACCacagtttattattttttccactaaaacaaagaaaattgtcaAAACACGTTTGCAGTACGACAAACCAAACGGGAAACTTTTGTCTTGCGTTGATCCAGGCAGTCTCTAATCTTTGTATCATTCGGAAGGAAAACTGGTGCTTCTTTTTTAACATTTAGACTATCTACTGTCAGATATATAGATTATTTTTCGTATCGATTAGTATGGAAGCATATCAAGGTGGCtgcttgtgattggtcaaacatGTCACGATGTTATTTCCGGTTAACTGGGTCACTCAGTAACGCTCGTACGCTTTGTTTTCTCACcgagattgtaataattattattattttgttattgtcTGGTGAAATCTGCCCTTCTTAAACAGTCTGTAGTTTTCAGCCACATATTATTTATAGAAGTAATTTATCtgaatttgtttgaaaatttatCTGAAATTTCActgacactgaggtgaataatattagtgtggtttcatcattgtaCCAGACAAGTTGAATGGCAACACGATTAACCACACTTATTTGTGCTCAATAACAGATATTATGACAGTAAGAAGCCATCTTGTTTCTCTTTGactctttgcaaaagttaaatAGCTTTGAGTTGGTAAATCAGGTGTTCCAAGAGTACTATTCACTATCATAGAGTAATTATTATGGTTTTCATACATCTACATTATACAGTTTAAGCTTGTAAATTGTAATCAAGGAAGGTGTTTTTATCAGCTCATTGGCCCTGCACAGTATCAGCATTTAAAAGGAATCCTCAATGTAGTAATGttatttttttggttattttgcatAACAggatttttatttgttgttgattttaaaatttttctttttggtcttGAATCTGAATAGAATTCATGCAATATGGTTCCCTCCATCAGGTGTTGACAGatgaagagaaaagaagaaCATATGATACACATGGAGAGGAAGGACTCAAAAACATGAACAGTGGTGGGGGAGATCCATTTGATCCATTTTCAAGGTTTGTGTTCTCAGGATTTTTGACTAAAATTGCAGAAGGCAGCAGATTTGAGTTGTGTACGTAGGTACatttatgtccaggattgctaGTTATTGCATGAATactaaattttgataaacattGCAAAGTGTCAAGTGCAAAATCTTAAATATCTGTTTGTAACATTTGGGTTGGCATTTGTTGAAGAAACGCTTTTCACTATCTTTACTCATTTCAATTTCATGAAAACATGACCAACCTATGTATCTAATAGGTTTTAATTTTGTACCATTaagaaaaacaatgataattttgTTATATAACTAAGTAATATTTTGCTACACTATTAatcctttgttgtttttcagtttttttggaGGGTTTGGCTTTCATTTTGAGGGAGCACAACACTCACATCAGAGAGAAGTTCCACGGGGAAGTGACATTAATATGGATCTGGAAGTCACATTAGAAGAACTTTATAATGGAAATTTCATAGAggtattatttttttccaagttaTTTCCCTTTTGCTGATTAAAAGGAACCATATGACTTGAGGCTTTTAAGGAACATAACGAAATCAATCCATTACTTATTTCATAATTTGCATATCATGTTTCAAGCATATTTCAGTCAAGAGGAAATGTTTCACCAAGCAGTCAAAACAAACCAACAGTGAGGAAATTAGAATGGTTTTAAAATATGGAAAGTTAACAAAGGAGTTCTTTAGGGGCATATTGAATTAAAACAATACCGGTAATACTTGGTAATTTTATTAATTAGAAATCTCTTGACAGGTATCACGTTTTAAACCAGTGAAAGAGACCATATCAGGAACAAGGAAATGTAACTGTCGGCAAGAGATGAGGACCACACAGTTAGGACCTGGAAGGTTCCAGATGTCACCTGTTGATATCTGTGATGAGTGTCCTGCTGTCACTTAtgtcacaaaagaaaaattgttagAAGTTGAAATTGAGCCTGGGATGCATGATGGGCAAGAGTATCCATTTGTTGCAGAAGGTTTGTTTTAAAACGAAAACTGAATATCTTCGCCTACTCTTTGTTGCTGTCCTCTTGTAAACACCAGGTGGTTTGGAGGATGGTCTGGCATGCAAATACTTTAAGACAATGCTCTATATAAACCCTGGTCTTTAAGTCCTTTCTTTGGCTTCCCTCAATGTGGTTGAGGCCCTTGGAAAAccaaataactattttttttcttttattttcccaAAAGAAAAATTATAGTTAAAATGAAAAAGGGTTTGAACCCAGCAGTGACTTAACTTGGAATCTGATTATCTATCAAGGTAAAATTGAGGTGACAACATGGACTTCTGtgtattaagtaaataaaaataatgttaatgTAGATTTGTACTTCTGCTGGATTTTCTAGGGGAACCACATGTTGATGGTGAGCCAGGTGATTTAAAGTTTATAATCAAAGAGTTAAGGTGTGTTTCTTGATTAAAATAATGATACATAATGTACTTCTACTGTATGTAGTTCAGAGCTACGGTAGTTATAATTGTACTACCGTCTGCCCCTGCATTTTTACTCTTGTAAATGATTACACACAGTATTACATGAATAAGTATTGACTGTTCATATACATACAGTACTAgccttttttccttcttgtgAACTACAAGTCATGTAACTTAGCTTACAGTCAGGAAGTATCAATGACAAAGTAAGTAGAACCAATCCAACACATGCTATTTTCTCTACTTTGTCTAAAACAATGTTAATCAAAGTGAAGACATTGATCAAAGGATTTCCCATTTTTTTGgctcattaatttttgcttttgaaaacgTATAGTGTGCACAGCTTCAttaattaaagtgcatatgacacgaaatttttttttcttgtttcttgtagttggatatctatagaaaacgtttcgaagctttaaaagtgctgaaaaaatctaaaaagcactttttttgctttcaaaatacacgCAATTTgtcttcaaatttgtcccagagactgggacttagtttatcgccagctaagttattcgtgacgtcacattgtgtacctttgccgcgaaggtttgttgctgcagtacttcgtagtggatagatcgtgaattattcccacagctcgttttattcggggcgccagcgacacagcgtcttcctccttttggtttctttcccttttcagccatatttgttgttgcattgaggtacacaatgtgacgtcacgttctgatatcacgtgctattttggccgcgcgatgaccgggacaaatttggaggcaaattgcgcgtattttgaaagcaaaaaaagtgctttttagattttttcagcacttttaaagcttcgaaacgttttctatagatatccaactacaagaaacaagaaaaaaaaatttcgtgtcatatgcactttaaattcAATATCTGTTTTTCTGGTATCCAGGGTCTGGCTCCAGTATCCTTTCCATTTTTTACCAAAAAACTATAGTATTTCACTATCTTacatacttttcttttcaggcaTGATAGATTTCAAAGAAAGGGAGATGATTTGTATACAAATGTGACAGTAACCTTACTGGATGCCCTAAATGGATTTGAAATGGATATACTTCATCTGGATGGACACAAGGTACAGAGGCCAGTAATTTTAGTCATAGAATTCCTCGTTCTTGGGTTTTTTGTCTTTAAATCAGGGAACCATTGTCTAGATGAAAGAGCATCCATGAACTATAAAGTACTATTTTATAATTATGCTTAGTGTAACCTAGTGTAGTCAAATACACCAAACGTTGAGAAAGTCCCTTGTCTTTTTAGATGATTTTTGTACAACAAAAATAGTGCCAAACAGGAGCTGCATCCTGTAAAGGTTACTGGTTGGTTGTGCTTCTTGCAACCATATTGATTTCTGCTTTGCAGGTGCACGTGGTGCGTGAAAAGATAACTTGGCCTGGAGCAAggataaaaaagaaagaggaaggaATGCCCAACTATGAAAACAACAATATTAAAGGAGATCTCTATATTACTTTTGACATTGCATTTCCGAGGGGTGGTCTTGAGGATAATGACAAAGAAGGTTGGTACAAGAGCtccatttcttgattatttcaGCCTTTGATTATTAACAATGTGTTGTTATTCAATGATGAGTTATTTacctttattttcctttcagctctcaagaatattttgaaaCAGAGTCCAAATCAAAAGGCATACAATGGCCTCTAGGAATTGCTTCAAAGACCTAAATTTTAGTTATCTTTTTCAATTTAGACAACTACCGGTAATGTATCTTCATCTTCTTGGTCATCTGATGAAAGGTCGTTTACATTATTTTGATCCTCAAGGATCAACAAAAGATGtcaattttgtcattttacAAACCTGGTTACAGTAGGCAGACAGTGGCACTCACATTTTCTGACATGATTCCAGTATGGTTTTCACACAGCATTTCCTAATATTATTGACTGCTTGTAAAACATAACAACCAGAAATCTTTTCTACACGTGCTGGGTTAATTGTTgtatataaaattaataattaaattttggaCAAATAAAAAAGGTTGCCTTTGTGTGCTAAAGCAAAGAGTAAGCACAAAAAAGATGGGATGAAACCATTATCATTATGGTTGGTTGTGACGTGGGTCTCTTTGGTGGAGCattctgaaatttttttttgataggGACCTCTACTGGAGACAAGTTTTCAGTTGTGGTCACCAAAGATTACTTccttgaacaataataatattattaaatattaaacACTCCACTTTTAACAAATTCTGCAGACTTAGGTTGTAACATCTCACTACTTATtacaaagaaagaacatttttaTTGTGCATAGATCTGCAATTTAAATATATAGACAGAAAATTTTAGACACCTAATGGCAAAATGTGTCTCAATTTTATTCTTAATCTTTTTCCCTGAAAACCATACTTACAGTAAGCTTGGCAATGTTGGTTGACTGGCAAGTACACAGTCATGTGAAATTATGGTTACCACAACTCAATATTTAGTCATGTTGCCCACCTGGAAGATGCACTTTCTGGTCCTGATAAATGTGattgtttgataattttttacAATTTAGTTTTGTTAACAACTAACAATACCCTTTAACACCTGAAAGTAAAAATTAAGTTTCTTGTCTCTttcttgataatattttatttttaaactaaAGCATGTCATATGATACATTCCTCTTCCGTTTTTAAACTCCACTGAGAATGCACACACTTTGttttgataatgataataatattattatcatagcCAGAAACTGTCACAATGATATAGTTTTATCTCCCATGCATCTCCCTAACCTCCCATTGATAGAAACTATTCCCCAGAGGAATATTGTGTTATCTGAATTGGGAAACAGCTGACCTGAAGGTCATATGTTTCATTTGAGGAATGTCTGCAACTCCCATCACTTTTTCCCAACTTTGTGAATAAAGGTATTGTTCAGCTTATGGTAACAATATTGTAAGCTTGAAAAAATAGTGAGATCAAAACTTCAATGCAAGCATCAATTTGAGTTTTCACAACAGTTacagtaaaaataaaatttgtgtgATTAAAGTTGGGCGTGATCTAAGATCCTTAATTTAATTATCATTTAAAAAGTAATATATTATTTGCTGTGTTCTGATACATATAATTTCGATTCCAATCAGCACTTTTGCTTGTTAAACTAATTAACTTTTTGCCGAGTGGAAAAGTTTTAAGATATTCACAAGAGGAAACATGATAAGAGCCCCAATACAGGAACCTGTTTGAATGCTAACACCACACCAAAACAATGCTCTATAGCCATAGTTGCGCATTATTGTACAGATCGAAAGCTTGCTGTAACTGACCAGTATTCCACTTAGAATGCTGACAACAatctaaaaaataaataagaaaataacaTTCAGTAACTGGGAATTTTAAGGAAAAGTTGCccacgaaaaaagaaaaaagaaaaaaaactgacaaGGTGCTCAGAGCGTATCCTTGTTTCTGTGGCAGAATAAAGCAGCTGAAACTATTGGTACACCCCCATTCCCCAGACAGAAGCAGAAGGCTCTTCTATTGCAGTGTTACCCTTGGGCAGTATGTTGCCCCTTCCCATTTACACACCTGCCCAGTTGTCCAAAGAGAAGACAGCACTGTATAATTATAAATTTTGGTAATCCACCATTCACCGGTACCAAGTGGTTTTGGTAGAACTTAAGAGGTGGGTAGTCAGCTTGATAGAACTATCCAAACTTTGAGCAGCTGATCCAGATGCGTTAAAAACATCCACCAGGCATTGGTTGTTGAAAGTTTGGACAGTGCTAATAACCCTTttaacaactggggcctgaaaATGATCTGGTCTCataattttccttcatttctgTTTCAAGTCAGGTATTCATTTTGATAGCCTATGGTGAGGCTTCATGACATGTTTGCaggcttttattttctctgtatttggtttttttcaaattcagccctaaaatcggccattttgcctTAACCCCTTTCCAAAATGGCcccttttgaaaattttcacatttttcgATAATAGATGTCTTTTAAAGCATGCCTAAGCAGCCTGTTTGCACGTTATAAATATTTTTGATGATTTTAAGGACCAATTGCCACCAGCAGTGAAAAAAGGCTACATCTGACAGCATATGAATTTGGTATTTTTCTCAGTGGTTATTGCTATAACCCCTTTAAACAACTGGAACCTTGGTGGAGAAAGACGTGTAGTGAAGTTTCCTTTCTGACAGCTTAGATCAAACTTCGAACCTATTGTCTTCTAGTTCACTTTCTCAAAGGGTGACTGGTACTATCCAGCAGCTAAATCAGTTTTCAATAGATAACTTGATTAATTCTGATATCACTGGATAACATAGCACTGTCTACCTTTTGAACAACAACATCGGCAGTTCTCAGTCATTTATGGCAGTTTATTTCCCGAGGAAAAATTAAGAGCCACTTCAGAAAGGCGTCAAGCTACTAACTCAACAAGATAACTAATATGCAAATGAGGAATACCAGCCTGGACCCAAAAATCAAGGGTTCCTCAATGTGCATGCTTACTGTATCACCAGCACATCTTAcaccatcattttttttttaacacataAGGCCCTTTGAAGAAAAATGAATACTCAACTATTATCACACTGCCAAGGTCTGAATTGTAAAGAGGAGGAGTTGGACTCAGGCATGCCAACAGTAAGGTGTAACCTCCAAGTATTGTGTAAACAATGGATAACACAGCAACAGTCTTGTGGGAAGAACAAGGAATCCACAGAGCAGCAAAACAAGTGAGAGCACTGGCTATACTGGAAAGGGTGGCAACTGTGCAAAAATACATCAAGAGACAAAAATGTGGTTTCAAATAAGTTCAAGCTAACACACATTGAGTTAGCAAcgttaaaattaacaataattattattattggtttacGGTTAGTGTGTGTCTGTCGAGTTACGGATCCACGCAGAAGGATGCTAAGCAGTGGTTGTAGCCAAGTGTGACTCAAGCTTCACAAGTGCTAtgcaacttcccaagtgcatgATAACTTGACCAACGCACACTTACCACGAACCAATACTTATTGTTTTATAAGATTGACATTGTTTTATCAACCTTGAGTTTTTCCAAACTCATTGAAAGTTTCCATACATGCATTTTGATGCGTTCATTGTGCAATCCGCATGCACtcataagattatggagcatgcTGATGACATAAGCAATTTGCTTGGCTGAAATAGTGTcactttgttggctttgttatAATGTAACTTATTTCCTAATTATTGTTACTCCCCCACTTTAACCAAACTGACTTTTCTCAATCAGATAACATActtagcattaaaaaaaaattctctccTACGAGTGCCATATTTAAGTCCATCCACCTTATAACAGATTCCAAACTACCCTACCATGTGTTGTAAATAACATAAGTTTGACTCTTGGGTTAAGAAATATGTAAGAAGCACTGCTGCCTTCTTCAAGTGCCTAAGATAACCCAAGAAAACTTCTTTATGAAAGGATGATTTGTTACTTTGTTCAGACACTTGAAACTCAGATGGAGTTTACCTAAGTGATATGTTTCATTGCCATATGGTTCACTGGCGTAAGCACTAATTGATGGCAAAATACCATTGGACAGGCAATTTATCCATCCTTGAATTAACAACAAGTAGATGATGGGTAAAGTAATTTCACATCCAGCTGGCTGGTTGCAGGGTGTTTTACTAGTTGTATAAACACTCTGTGGTGTGTCAAGGAACTCGTCAATAAGTGGGTCACCTTCACTTTGGCAATCTATCGTTGGTTGATTTGTTTTGACCACTTTCTCATCACGTTGTCTCTTGGCCACTGGCAAATAGTTTAAGGCCCCAAATGCCAGTCCACAGACCAACATCatcgagaaaagaaaaaagaaaaatccttCAGGACCGAACTTCAATCCGTCATCTTTTGCAGTGTACTTGCTCAAAGAATTGTTAGTCACATTTGATTGGTGATTTTTGCTGCCACTGTTGATGCCTTGCCCAAGAGCAACGAGGGCTGGAAGAAGCCCACTACACGTTTCGCCAACGAACAGTGCTGTGATGTACGTCGAAGGAAAGATGGACATGAAAGTTAAAAATACCACCGAGGATGTACAATCCACTAAAGCcagaaaaaatgacagaatGAAGAGAACAGTGCTGTGCTGGTTGCCATCAATAATGCTCGTCTTGTCCCAGTAAAACCCAAGCAAAGCACACGACACTGCTCCAATTGACACAATCACAGGGATTGCTGACTTCTCGTGAACTCTCCTAGGGAAGAAGTGATTGCTGATAGAGTAAATAACAGGACCTATATTCGCTAACTGGAAAATCACCGCCAAATATGAAGGAAGTTTCCATCCTTCAGGTGCAGTTTTCACTAAAATAGGGAGCTCAACCCACAAGCCATTCACAGCAATCCATGAGCCAAGACCAAACAGTACAATCAAAGAATAAGTTGGCCAAGAAATGTTGCTTTTGCTGAAGAAATTCTTGCACCTAGAGGTTACAACCGTGATGTCTAACTTCTGCATCTTGTCTTATGACTTACGTAACACTTGCGTCCTCCTTTTTCAAGGTATTCCGGGATTAAAAGCACACTCTGTTACAGTTTACACAAAGCGCCTCTTGAGAGTGATCAAGATGGCGGCTTTATAGAGTATTCAGAAAGAGTATCCACAAGGAGGAACAATTAGTAACAGCCTTCTGTATCGCATCCTGTCGTTAATACAAACGATTTGCATCGTAGACACCGAAAATTCTACGATTTAAGGCATGTAAAGGAACGAAATTTCATAAGAGGAAAAAATGGCAAGCAACCGTTGACAATAATCACGTTGGTCCACACTGGATCAAACAGTTTAACAAAACGTTCGCCAAGGGCATGGCATAGATCCTTTGTGTTACGTTTCACATTCCTGGACACTTTCATTACAAAACTTGTCAGGATGCATAGACGTCGCTGTTGTGGATGTTCCATCAAGGTTTCCAAACtcgagaaaactgatgaaagcacgaggtCGAAGgtcgagtgcttttattgttttccagTGTTTGGAAatcctgatgaaacacgaagcgcGAGTCTATTAAATGGCTTCTCAAAAGGGCctaatttattgaaaataaacacaaaaacagTTGTTTCATTATCGCATGTGCATAGTTCAAGTGTTAGTCAGTGCACTTAAGAAAGTTGTTGTGATTTTTTCACAACTTCAGCTTTACAATTAAAACCATTCACAATTTGCATTGGTGTCCtcatttgcaattttgagaaaTGGGAGAAGCAGCTACGGAAAGGTCTTTCTGATGTCGACCGccaaaaatttgcaaaaaagaaGTTTCTTTTCTCTAACGTTCAAAGCCTAAAAGAAACCAGTACAAAGATGAGTGGGCTAATGATGTTTTCCGAAATTGGCAAGCTGCgcgcgagaaaaaaaattccttcactTGAGCCTGAAAGTGTGTTCAAAGATTATGATGTTCACAGCGTGACCTTCTGGCTTACACGTTCGTCCAGGAAGTTTTGAAAGGTGAGAGCAGTGTGCGTGAAATGTAAAATCAGTTAAATTCTGGGATGTTCTTGAATTGCAATGTCAATGTTTATGTGAACTGCAAAGAATGATTGCAGTTATCCTGGAAGTTAATAAACATTTGTTCAAGTTTTGTTCATTCTTTTGGAAATTGATTTCCAAACACACGTGTTTGGATAgctacactgttattttcaaagagttaatttcactccagtgctggagtgaaaaagtggagtaagataaagcggagtaaaatttactcccaagagtagttaattaaactccacccaagagtaatttttactcttactagttaatatgaagtgaattttactccaaaaatggagtcgttttgtagcttttgtttttactccttttttggagttaaatctactccttgaaaataacagtgtagtCACGCGTGTTTTGGATCTGTTCTCTACAAGGGCATCTACGTGACCACATGCCCCAAATGAGGCCACAATTGGTTTATTACCTCATgcattattaatgagtttgagaatctGGTTCTCTAAAATTCGCTGTTTCTGATAAACTCGAATCATTGAGCCAGTTTCGGTGGAAAACGCTCAGCAAACGTTACGTCTTATACGTCTTAACTAATGAAACGACGATAGGAAATGGACTTTCATGCTGTCAAATAGACATTTGAGCTGAAGATTTTGTATCAAATCGGTCGACGTTCTTAGGTACAAGtaccaaagaaaacaaagctaaTTCAAATCTTGCaagaaagctttttttattatttgtttgagTAACAGTATTTTCACACTACATAATCGCATATGTTTATATAACTTTGAAAACGATCTACattattgttaataattttGACACTCTGAACTTTAAGTACTTTATGAAGTTTCATTTTTAAACTGAGCGTGGGAGTGACAGCCGCAAGAATTCGCtgataattttgttattgttttgggCATGGGTCcctcaatttttcaattctataaaatgtttaaagaatatttaaatattCTCCTCTGTATAATTGCAGTTAAATTTTCATACGTATGATGGAATAAGGAGTCGCTTCAGCAAAAGGCTTTTCATGtgttaaattaattaaaaaaggaatcaaacaaaatgtttttgaaggGCTCTTTTTGGCCATGATTATCATAAGTACGACAGAATTGTTTTGATAAGAATGAGCCTCCTTGCAAATTTCTCGGGAAATTTAACCTTCGTCAAAGTTTCCAAATTTTTGAAATGCAGTAGTTGAGGACCTTTGAGACTCACACCGCCTTTATCTTTCAATAACAAAACCATTTATGGCAGAATCgattcttttgaaaaaagagCTTTTCataaaagctaaaaaaaaacaacagacaAAAAATTGGAGGCCCTTCAACCATTATGTGGAAATTAAACTTTCGTCTTTGACGATGAAAATACTTAAGCAGAACAAAGCCGGAGTTCATAAGCGTCATGAAGTGTTGTTTGACTTCAAATGTTACTTATGGCAAATATAGACAGCAAAGGTCCATAGCAAACTTTTACATACATTTAACTTTTATCAGAGGATGTTTCAGCCCTCGTCGTGAAATGGTCAAATAAGCTAGCTCGACTCAGCTTTACCAGGAAAACCCGAATTCAATCGTAAATCAATGCTATTTTCCACTCATACGAAGGTGAAGAGAGTCTTGATTTTGTATGGGTATGAATAGAAGGAGTCAAATTCCTATTATTGCAGTCATCGCATTCAGCCGAGTGAATAAAGCATAAGCTACCTGAAGTCGTTTTCTATTGGAAACCAACTATTTCAAGCACAAATGGTTTTGGCTATATTTACTGTCGTTTCCCAGTCGAAACGTCTAACCAACAGTTAAAAACGAGTAACGCTTCAGAAATGTCGCTTTCAGACGTCTCCAGAAGCTGGTTGGCATGCTTGAACGATTAAAAAGACCGCAACATGACGGCAGTATGGACTGTACTCATCTTTTAAAACCAATTTGGGAATTAACTGAAAACGTCGATTAACCAAAAACCAACCGAACATGATTTTCT
Coding sequences:
- the LOC136890033 gene encoding solute carrier family 52, riboflavin transporter, member 3-B-like isoform X1; protein product: MQKLDITVVTSRCKNFFSKSNISWPTYSLIVLFGLGSWIAVNGLWVELPILVKTAPEGWKLPSYLAVIFQLANIGPVIYSISNHFFPRRVHEKSAIPVIVSIGAVSCALLGFYWDKTSIIDGNQHSTVLFILSFFLALVDCTSSVVFLTFMSIFPSTYITALFVGETCSGLLPALVALGQGINSGSKNHQSNVTNNSLSKYTAKDDGLKFGPEGFFFFLFSMMLVCGLAFGALNYLPVAKRQRDEKVVKTNQPTIDCQSEGDPLIDEFLDTPQSVYTTSKTPCNQPAGCEITLPIIYLLLIQGWINCLSNGILPSISAYASEPYGNETYHLVATLSSIASALTCFAALWIPCSSHKTVAVLSIVYTILGGYTLLLACLSPTPPLYNSDLGSVIIIVVSILSGILVSYSKLSICTIMRNYGYRALFWCGVSIQTGSCIGALIMFPLVNILKLFHSAKS
- the LOC136890033 gene encoding solute carrier family 52, riboflavin transporter, member 3-A-like isoform X2, translated to MQKLDITVVTSRCKNFFSKSNISWPTYSLIVLFGLGSWIAVNGLWVELPILVKTAPEGWKLPSYLAVIFQLANIGPVIYSISNHFFPRRVHEKSAIPVIVSIGAVSCALLGFYWDKTSIIDGNQHSTVLFILSFFLALVDCTSSVVFLTFMSIFPSTYITALFVGETCSGLLPALVALGQGINSGSKNHQSNVTNNSLSKYTAKDDGLKFGPEGFFFFLFSMMLVCGLAFGALNYLPVAKRQRDEKVVKTNQPTIDCQSEVATLSSIASALTCFAALWIPCSSHKTVAVLSIVYTILGGYTLLLACLSPTPPLYNSDLGSVIIIVVSILSGILVSYSKLSICTIMRNYGYRALFWCGVSIQTGSCIGALIMFPLVNILKLFHSAKS
- the LOC136890034 gene encoding dnaJ homolog subfamily B member 11-like — its product is MAEMHVYLVSALVLSCCLQILAGRDFYAILGVPRDANKNQIKRAYRKLAMKWHPDKNKEDPKAQERFQDLSAAYEVLTDEEKRRTYDTHGEEGLKNMNSGGGDPFDPFSSFFGGFGFHFEGAQHSHQREVPRGSDINMDLEVTLEELYNGNFIEVSRFKPVKETISGTRKCNCRQEMRTTQLGPGRFQMSPVDICDECPAVTYVTKEKLLEVEIEPGMHDGQEYPFVAEGEPHVDGEPGDLKFIIKELRHDRFQRKGDDLYTNVTVTLLDALNGFEMDILHLDGHKVHVVREKITWPGARIKKKEEGMPNYENNNIKGDLYITFDIAFPRGGLEDNDKEALKNILKQSPNQKAYNGL